One Rhodoferax ferrireducens T118 DNA segment encodes these proteins:
- a CDS encoding pyridoxal phosphate-dependent aminotransferase has product MKTIRKSAKLANVCYDIRGPIMDAARQMEEEGHKIIKLNIGNLAVFGFDAPEEIQQDMIRNLPNSAGYSDSKGIFAARKAVMHETQKQGIKGVTLDDIYLGNGASELIVMATNTLLDIGDELLLPSPDYPLWTAAASLSGGTPVHYMCDEARGWMPDLDDIRAKITPRTKGIVVINPNNPTGALYSDELLKAIVQIAREHGLVIFADEVYDKVLYDGVRHTAIGSLSDDVLTLTFNSLSKSYRSCGYRAGWMIVSGDKKPALDYIEGLNMLSNMRLCSNVPGQWAIQTALGGYQSINDLVCEGGRLRRQRDLAYELITAIPGVTCVKPSAALYMFPRLDPTLYPIADDQQFFLELLQETRVMLVQGTGFNWPAPDHFRIVFLPHEDDLREAIGRVAKFLEAYRKRHSN; this is encoded by the coding sequence GTGAAGACCATACGCAAATCAGCCAAATTGGCCAATGTCTGTTACGACATTCGCGGCCCCATCATGGACGCCGCGCGCCAGATGGAAGAAGAGGGGCACAAGATCATCAAGCTCAATATCGGCAACCTGGCGGTGTTCGGCTTTGACGCCCCGGAAGAAATCCAGCAGGACATGATCCGCAACCTGCCCAATTCGGCTGGTTACTCCGACAGCAAGGGTATTTTTGCGGCGCGCAAGGCGGTCATGCATGAAACCCAAAAGCAGGGCATCAAGGGCGTGACGCTGGACGACATCTATCTGGGCAATGGCGCCAGTGAACTGATCGTCATGGCCACCAACACGCTGCTCGACATTGGTGACGAGTTGCTGCTGCCCTCACCCGACTACCCGTTGTGGACGGCGGCCGCCAGTCTGTCGGGCGGCACACCGGTGCATTACATGTGTGATGAGGCCCGCGGCTGGATGCCGGACCTGGATGACATTCGCGCCAAGATCACGCCGCGTACCAAGGGCATCGTGGTCATCAACCCCAACAACCCGACCGGCGCGCTGTATTCCGATGAGCTGCTCAAGGCCATCGTGCAGATTGCGCGCGAGCACGGTCTGGTGATCTTTGCCGACGAGGTGTACGACAAAGTGCTGTACGACGGCGTGCGCCACACGGCGATTGGTTCCCTGAGCGACGATGTGCTGACGCTGACCTTCAACTCCCTGTCCAAGAGCTACCGCTCGTGCGGTTACCGGGCGGGCTGGATGATCGTCTCGGGTGACAAGAAACCCGCGCTGGATTACATCGAGGGCCTGAACATGCTCTCGAACATGCGCTTGTGTTCCAACGTGCCGGGTCAGTGGGCGATCCAGACCGCGCTCGGGGGCTACCAGAGCATCAATGACCTGGTGTGCGAGGGTGGGCGTCTGCGCCGCCAGCGCGATTTGGCCTATGAACTGATTACCGCCATTCCGGGCGTCACCTGCGTCAAGCCGAGCGCCGCGTTGTATATGTTTCCGCGGCTCGATCCAACGCTGTACCCGATCGCCGACGACCAGCAATTCTTTCTGGAGCTGCTGCAGGAAACGCGCGTCATGCTGGTACAGGGCACGGGCTTCAACTGGCCCGCGCCGGATCACTTCCGGATTGTGTTTTTGCCGCACGAAGATGACTTGCGCGAAGCCATTGGCCGTGTGGCCAAGTTTCTGGAAGCCTACCGCAAGCGCCACAGCAATTAG
- a CDS encoding Mth938-like domain-containing protein gives MKIHPDVITVQSISGYGPGWIGLGTEKITASVVIGSGGERLTWNCRRFEDLSAEHFDLLAALNTELVIFGSGERLRFPQGAWIKSLIDKQIGLETMDTPAACRTYNILAGEGRSVVVALLIETP, from the coding sequence ATGAAAATACATCCCGACGTCATCACGGTGCAATCCATCAGCGGTTACGGCCCAGGCTGGATCGGCCTGGGCACCGAGAAAATTACCGCCAGCGTGGTGATTGGCTCGGGTGGCGAACGCCTGACCTGGAATTGCCGCCGCTTTGAGGACCTGAGCGCCGAGCACTTTGATTTATTGGCCGCACTCAACACCGAGCTGGTGATCTTTGGCAGTGGCGAGCGCCTGCGATTTCCGCAAGGCGCCTGGATCAAATCGCTGATTGACAAACAGATCGGCCTCGAAACCATGGACACGCCAGCGGCCTGCCGCACCTACAACATCCTGGCCGGCGAAGGTCGCAGTGTCGTCGTGGCGCTGCTGATCGAAACCCCCTAG
- a CDS encoding peroxiredoxin, whose protein sequence is MAIIVNKPLPEFESTATGGVRVSNTSHLGKVVVLYFYPKDNTPGCTTEAMQFRDRYQDFVKAGATVFGVSRDNMRSHDEFKAKLELPFELIADTEEKMCHMFGVVKNKIMYGKKVKGIERSTFLIGADGTLKEEWRGLKVPGHVDDVLKAVKAQKKVAVPA, encoded by the coding sequence ATGGCGATCATTGTCAACAAACCCCTCCCGGAATTTGAATCCACGGCCACTGGCGGCGTCAGAGTCTCCAACACCTCTCACCTCGGAAAAGTTGTCGTCCTGTATTTTTATCCCAAGGACAACACCCCGGGCTGCACCACCGAAGCGATGCAGTTTCGCGACCGTTACCAGGACTTTGTCAAGGCGGGCGCCACCGTATTTGGCGTCTCGCGTGACAACATGCGCTCGCATGACGAGTTCAAAGCCAAACTGGAACTCCCGTTTGAGCTGATCGCCGACACGGAAGAAAAAATGTGCCACATGTTCGGCGTGGTCAAAAACAAGATCATGTACGGCAAGAAGGTCAAAGGCATCGAGCGCAGCACGTTCCTGATTGGCGCGGACGGCACCCTGAAAGAAGAATGGCGCGGCCTCAAGGTGCCAGGTCATGTGGACGATGTCTTGAAAGCGGTCAAAGCGCAGAAAAAAGTAGCCGTACCGGCCTGA
- the thrC gene encoding threonine synthase encodes MNYISTRGDMSRKHFCEILLEGLAPDGGLYLPESYPHVDDATLTRWRAVYHQEGYAELAFEILSLYIDDIPAPDLRSICHKTYTAEVFGTGEIVPLRHLENGLWLEALSNGPTLAFKDLAMQLLGNLFEYELARRGEELNILGATSGDTGSAAEYAMRGKKGVRVFMTSPANRMSPFQQAQMFSLLDENIHNIAVDGVFDDCQDMVKAVSNDLEFKRKYKIGTVNSINWARLLAQVVYYFAGYFQATETNAEKVSFTVPSGNFGNVCAGHVARMMGLPIAKLVVATNENDVLDEFFKTGVYRVRSSADTHETSSPSMDISKASNFERFVFDLLGRDGARVKALFGDALARTGRFDLSQHPAFNQSTLRYGFQSGQSTHADRLATIKDSFERFGMLIDTHTADGVKVAREHLQPGVPMIVMETALPIKFAATIVEALGREPDRPAKFVGIEALPKRVTRMAADVEAVKAYIAEHCA; translated from the coding sequence ATGAACTACATCTCTACCCGTGGCGACATGAGTCGCAAGCATTTTTGTGAAATCCTGCTCGAAGGCCTGGCGCCCGACGGCGGCTTGTACCTGCCCGAAAGTTATCCGCATGTGGACGACGCCACGCTGACCCGCTGGCGCGCGGTGTACCACCAGGAGGGCTATGCCGAGCTGGCGTTCGAGATTTTGTCGCTCTATATCGACGACATTCCTGCGCCCGACTTGCGCTCGATTTGCCACAAGACCTACACCGCCGAGGTGTTTGGTACCGGCGAAATTGTGCCGCTGCGCCACCTGGAGAATGGACTCTGGTTGGAGGCCCTGTCCAATGGCCCGACGCTGGCTTTCAAGGACCTGGCGATGCAGTTGCTGGGTAACCTGTTTGAGTACGAGCTGGCGCGCCGCGGTGAAGAGCTCAACATTCTGGGCGCCACCAGCGGCGACACCGGCAGCGCCGCCGAGTACGCCATGCGCGGCAAAAAAGGCGTGCGCGTCTTCATGACCAGCCCGGCGAATCGCATGAGCCCGTTCCAGCAGGCGCAGATGTTCAGCCTGTTGGACGAGAACATTCACAACATTGCCGTCGACGGCGTGTTTGATGATTGCCAGGATATGGTCAAGGCCGTGTCCAACGACCTTGAGTTCAAACGCAAATACAAGATCGGCACGGTCAACTCCATCAACTGGGCGCGCCTGCTGGCCCAGGTGGTGTACTACTTTGCCGGTTACTTCCAGGCCACCGAAACCAATGCCGAGAAGGTCAGCTTCACGGTACCCAGCGGCAACTTTGGCAATGTCTGCGCCGGTCATGTGGCTCGCATGATGGGCCTGCCGATCGCCAAGCTGGTGGTGGCCACCAATGAAAACGACGTGCTGGACGAGTTTTTTAAAACCGGTGTCTACCGCGTGCGCAGCAGTGCCGACACGCATGAGACATCGAGTCCGTCGATGGATATCTCCAAAGCGTCCAACTTTGAGCGCTTTGTGTTTGACCTGCTGGGCCGTGATGGGGCCCGGGTCAAGGCCTTGTTTGGGGATGCGCTGGCCCGCACCGGCCGCTTTGATTTGAGTCAGCACCCGGCCTTTAACCAGAGCACCTTGCGCTATGGCTTTCAGAGCGGCCAGAGCACCCATGCGGATCGCCTCGCCACCATCAAAGACAGCTTTGAGCGCTTTGGCATGCTGATCGACACACACACCGCAGACGGCGTCAAGGTGGCGCGTGAGCATTTGCAGCCGGGGGTGCCGATGATCGTGATGGAGACGGCCTTGCCCATCAAGTTTGCCGCCACGATTGTGGAGGCGCTCGGGCGTGAGCCGGATCGCCCAGCCAAATTTGTCGGCATCGAAGCCTTGCCCAAGCGTGTGACCCGCATGGCGGCTGATGTTGAGGCGGTCAAGGCCTATATTGCCGAGCACTGCGCATGA
- a CDS encoding homoserine dehydrogenase → MNPIQVGLLGIGVVGSGTFNVLRRNQEEIKRRAGRGIEITMVADLDVARAQSLVGPDVKVVNDARAVIANPDIDIVIELIGGYGIAKTLVLEAIAAGKHVVTANKALLAVHGTEIFAAASKKGVMVAFEAAVAGGIPIIKALREGLTANRIEWIAGIINGTTNFILSEMRDKGINFDVALKQAQALGYAEADPTFDIEGVDAAHKVTIMSAIAFGIPVQFDKAYVEGITKLGAADIKYAEQLGYRIKLLGITKRRELDAAQHTSAGVELRVHPCLVPAKRLIANVEGAMNAVMVQADAVGTTLYYGKGAGSEPTASAVIADLVDITRLHTADAAQRVPHLAFQPNAMSDLPVLPMSEVVTSYYLRLRVADEAGVLAKVTGILASLSISIDAVLQREADEVGGQGGVVQIAQTDVIILTHDCVEAKMNAAIGLMQALPTVLEPITRIRKEELA, encoded by the coding sequence ATGAATCCGATTCAAGTAGGTCTTTTAGGCATTGGCGTTGTCGGTTCGGGCACCTTCAATGTGCTGCGTCGCAACCAGGAAGAAATCAAGCGCCGTGCCGGTCGTGGCATCGAAATCACCATGGTGGCGGATCTGGACGTGGCGCGGGCGCAAAGTCTGGTCGGACCAGACGTCAAGGTGGTCAATGACGCCCGGGCGGTGATTGCCAACCCCGACATCGACATCGTGATTGAACTGATTGGCGGCTACGGCATTGCCAAGACCCTGGTGCTGGAAGCGATTGCGGCGGGCAAACATGTGGTCACGGCCAACAAGGCGCTGCTGGCCGTGCATGGCACCGAGATTTTTGCCGCCGCATCCAAAAAAGGCGTGATGGTGGCATTTGAGGCGGCAGTGGCCGGTGGCATTCCCATCATCAAGGCTTTACGTGAAGGCTTGACGGCCAACCGGATCGAGTGGATCGCCGGCATCATCAACGGCACCACCAATTTCATCCTGTCCGAGATGCGGGACAAAGGCATCAACTTCGACGTGGCGCTCAAGCAAGCGCAGGCGCTGGGTTACGCCGAAGCCGATCCGACCTTCGACATTGAAGGCGTGGACGCCGCGCACAAGGTCACCATCATGTCGGCCATCGCGTTCGGTATTCCGGTGCAGTTCGACAAGGCCTATGTTGAAGGCATCACCAAGCTCGGCGCCGCCGACATCAAATATGCCGAGCAGTTGGGCTACCGCATCAAGTTGCTGGGCATCACCAAGCGGCGCGAGCTTGATGCGGCACAACACACTTCAGCCGGGGTTGAGTTGCGCGTTCACCCGTGCCTGGTGCCCGCCAAGCGCCTGATCGCCAATGTGGAAGGGGCCATGAATGCGGTCATGGTGCAGGCCGATGCCGTGGGCACCACGCTGTACTACGGCAAGGGCGCGGGCTCCGAACCAACCGCCAGCGCGGTTATTGCCGACCTGGTTGACATCACCCGCCTGCACACGGCAGACGCGGCACAGCGCGTGCCGCATCTGGCGTTCCAACCCAATGCCATGAGCGATCTGCCGGTGCTGCCCATGAGCGAGGTGGTGACCAGCTATTACCTGCGTTTGCGCGTGGCCGATGAAGCCGGTGTGCTGGCCAAGGTGACCGGCATTCTGGCGTCGCTCAGCATCAGCATTGACGCCGTTCTGCAGCGCGAGGCCGATGAAGTGGGGGGCCAGGGCGGTGTTGTGCAGATCGCGCAGACCGACGTCATCATCCTGACCCACGACTGCGTCGAGGCCAAAATGAACGCTGCTATTGGCCTGATGCAGGCCCTGCCCACCGTGCTGGAACCCATTACCCGCATTCGCAAGGAAGAATTAGCCTGA
- the mobB gene encoding molybdopterin-guanine dinucleotide biosynthesis protein B, with protein MKVVGFAGFSGSGKTTLVERLIPALRRRGLRVSVVKHAHHHFDIDHAGKDTYRHREAGAFEVVVASSKRLALMREFEQAAQLTVHQLIAELYEGVDWVLVEGFKDSDLLKVEVWRAQARQPARYMDDDFIVAIATDSPDQLPHATLRPVLDLNDAEALADWLVANQDRFNYCLEDMA; from the coding sequence ATGAAGGTGGTTGGTTTTGCCGGGTTTTCCGGCTCGGGCAAGACCACGCTGGTGGAGCGGCTGATTCCGGCGTTGCGGCGCAGGGGACTGCGGGTGTCGGTGGTCAAGCATGCCCACCACCATTTTGACATTGACCATGCGGGAAAAGACACCTACCGCCACCGTGAGGCCGGTGCCTTTGAAGTGGTTGTGGCCTCAAGCAAACGGCTGGCGCTGATGCGCGAGTTTGAGCAGGCGGCACAACTCACGGTGCATCAATTGATTGCCGAACTCTACGAGGGCGTGGACTGGGTGCTGGTCGAAGGTTTCAAGGACTCGGACTTGCTCAAGGTGGAGGTCTGGCGGGCGCAGGCCAGGCAACCGGCGCGCTACATGGACGACGACTTCATCGTCGCCATTGCCACCGATTCACCCGATCAACTGCCGCACGCGACCTTGCGCCCGGTGCTGGACCTCAATGATGCCGAGGCGCTGGCGGATTGGCTGGTGGCGAATCAGGACCGCTTCAAC